In one window of Polaromonas naphthalenivorans CJ2 DNA:
- a CDS encoding LPS-assembly lipoprotein LptE: MQRRAFLVFSASSASLALASLGGCGFALRKAPNFAFTTLYSGLAESSPLGVELRRSLESTGKVKVISDARRINDAQVVLDVLQDQREKVVLSLNSSGQVREFQLRLRFVFRLRTLAGKELIPATEIALQRDISFNESAVLAKEAEESLLYRDMQSDVVQQIMRRLAAVKEL; the protein is encoded by the coding sequence ATGCAGCGTCGCGCTTTTCTGGTCTTTTCCGCTTCTTCGGCTTCGCTGGCGCTGGCCAGCCTGGGCGGCTGCGGCTTTGCGCTGAGAAAAGCGCCCAATTTTGCGTTCACCACGCTGTACAGCGGACTGGCCGAGTCCTCGCCGCTGGGCGTGGAGCTCAGGCGCTCGCTGGAGTCCACCGGCAAGGTCAAGGTGATCAGCGATGCGCGCCGCATCAACGACGCGCAGGTCGTTCTTGACGTGCTTCAGGACCAGCGCGAAAAGGTGGTGCTCAGCCTGAACTCGTCGGGCCAGGTGCGCGAGTTCCAGTTGCGGCTGCGGTTTGTGTTCCGCTTGCGGACCCTGGCGGGCAAGGAGTTGATTCCGGCGACCGAAATTGCGCTTCAGCGCGACATCAGCTTCAACGAATCGGCGGTGCTGGCCAAGGAAGCCGAGGAAAGCCTGCTCTACCGCGACATGCAGAGCGATGTTGTGCAGCAGATCATGCGGCGGCTGGCTGCCGTGAAAGAACTCTAG
- the leuS gene encoding leucine--tRNA ligase produces the protein MQDKYNHLDVERSAQTHWNAADAYRVTEDASRKKYYACSMLPYPSGKLHMGHVRNYTINDMLSRYLRMKGYNVLMPMGWDAFGLPAENAALKNGVPPAQWTYDNIAYMKKQMQAMGLAVDWSREIATCDPSYYKWNQWLFLKMLEKGIAYRKTQVVNWDPVDQTVLANEQVIDGKGWRTGATVEKREIPGYYLKITDYAEELLGSVQHKLPGWPERVKLMQENWIGKSEGVRFAFLHDIKDASGALIGDGQMYVFTTRADTIMGVTFCAVAPEHPLAVHAAASNPALAAFVEECKSGGTTEAELATQEKKGQPTGLFVTHPLTGDKVEVWVGNYVLMSYGDGAVMGVPAHDERDFEFAKKYGLPIKQVTDVKGQAYSLDAWADWYGDKQHGIAINSGKYDGLAFKAAVDAIAADLAALGLGEKKTTWRLRDWGVSRQRYWGTPIPIIHCDEHGAVPVPEKDLPVVLPMDCIPDGSGNPLHKHEGFHAGVVCPVCGKPARRETDTMDTFVDSSWYFMRYCDPKNSEAMVAGGADYWMPMDQYIGGIEHAILHLLYARFWTKVMRDLGLVKVDEPFTKLLTQGMVLNHIYSRRTDKGGKEYFWPHDVEHVLDDTGKIAGARLKNAVGDLPVGTAIDYEGVGTMSKSKNNGVDPQDIIEKYGADTARLYTMFTAPPEATLEWNDAGVEGSYRFLRRVWNFGVKLNAMNSGANGADAACAKGLFDKETKALRLEVHTLLKQVDYDYQRMQYNTVVSGGMKLLNALEDFKGEISAASLAALREGFSVLLRCLYPAAPHLTHALWSELGYAAEAGDLLDTPWPEVDASALQQDEIELMLQINGKLRGSVTVPAGADKAVIEAAALASEAFVKQAAGAPAKKVIVVPGRLVNIVV, from the coding sequence ATGCAAGACAAATACAACCACCTCGACGTAGAGCGCAGCGCGCAAACCCACTGGAATGCCGCCGACGCCTACCGCGTGACCGAAGACGCAAGCCGCAAGAAATACTACGCCTGCTCCATGCTGCCTTACCCCAGCGGCAAGCTGCACATGGGCCATGTGCGCAACTACACCATCAACGACATGCTGAGCCGTTACCTGCGCATGAAGGGCTACAACGTCCTGATGCCGATGGGCTGGGATGCGTTTGGCCTGCCGGCCGAGAATGCCGCGCTGAAAAATGGCGTGCCTCCTGCCCAATGGACTTACGACAACATCGCCTACATGAAAAAGCAGATGCAGGCGATGGGGCTGGCGGTTGACTGGAGCCGCGAAATCGCCACCTGCGATCCGAGTTACTACAAGTGGAACCAGTGGTTGTTCCTGAAGATGCTGGAAAAAGGCATTGCCTACCGCAAGACCCAGGTGGTGAACTGGGATCCGGTCGATCAGACCGTGCTGGCCAACGAGCAGGTGATTGACGGCAAGGGCTGGCGCACCGGCGCCACGGTTGAAAAGCGCGAGATTCCGGGTTATTACCTCAAGATCACCGACTATGCCGAAGAGTTGCTGGGCAGCGTGCAGCACAAGCTGCCCGGCTGGCCCGAGCGCGTCAAGCTGATGCAGGAAAACTGGATCGGCAAGAGCGAAGGCGTGCGCTTTGCGTTTCTGCACGACATCAAGGACGCGTCCGGCGCGCTGATTGGCGACGGCCAGATGTACGTCTTCACCACGCGCGCAGACACCATCATGGGCGTGACGTTTTGCGCCGTGGCGCCTGAGCATCCGCTGGCGGTGCATGCCGCTGCAAGCAACCCTGCGCTGGCGGCCTTTGTTGAAGAATGCAAGTCCGGCGGAACGACCGAAGCCGAACTCGCCACGCAGGAGAAAAAGGGCCAGCCTACCGGCCTGTTCGTCACGCATCCGCTGACGGGCGACAAGGTCGAAGTCTGGGTGGGCAACTATGTGCTGATGAGCTACGGCGACGGCGCGGTCATGGGCGTGCCGGCGCATGATGAGCGCGATTTTGAATTTGCCAAAAAATATGGCCTGCCCATCAAGCAGGTGACGGACGTGAAGGGCCAGGCCTACAGCCTTGATGCCTGGGCGGACTGGTACGGCGACAAGCAGCACGGCATTGCCATCAACTCCGGGAAATACGACGGCCTCGCGTTCAAGGCTGCCGTCGATGCCATCGCGGCCGACCTCGCAGCCCTCGGCCTGGGCGAGAAAAAAACCACCTGGCGACTGCGCGACTGGGGCGTGAGCCGCCAGCGCTACTGGGGCACGCCGATTCCCATCATCCATTGCGACGAGCATGGCGCCGTGCCGGTGCCTGAAAAAGACCTGCCGGTGGTGCTGCCGATGGATTGCATCCCTGACGGCTCGGGCAATCCGCTGCACAAGCACGAAGGCTTTCACGCGGGCGTCGTCTGCCCGGTCTGCGGCAAGCCGGCGCGGCGCGAGACCGACACCATGGACACTTTTGTGGACAGTTCGTGGTACTTCATGCGCTATTGCGACCCGAAGAACAGCGAAGCCATGGTGGCCGGAGGCGCCGACTACTGGATGCCGATGGACCAGTACATCGGCGGCATCGAGCATGCGATTCTTCACCTGCTCTACGCCCGCTTCTGGACCAAGGTGATGCGCGATCTGGGGCTGGTCAAGGTCGATGAGCCGTTCACCAAGCTGCTCACGCAGGGCATGGTGCTCAACCACATCTATTCGCGCCGCACCGACAAGGGCGGCAAGGAATACTTCTGGCCGCACGATGTCGAGCATGTGCTCGATGACACCGGCAAGATCGCCGGCGCCCGGCTCAAGAACGCCGTGGGCGACCTGCCGGTGGGAACGGCCATCGACTACGAAGGCGTGGGCACCATGTCCAAGTCGAAAAACAACGGCGTCGATCCGCAGGACATCATTGAAAAATACGGTGCCGACACCGCGCGCCTGTACACCATGTTCACCGCGCCGCCCGAAGCCACGCTGGAATGGAACGACGCGGGCGTGGAGGGTTCCTACCGCTTCCTGCGCCGGGTCTGGAATTTCGGCGTCAAGCTCAATGCTATGAATTCAGGAGCTAATGGTGCAGATGCAGCATGCGCAAAAGGCCTGTTTGATAAAGAAACCAAGGCGCTGAGGCTGGAAGTGCATACCCTGCTCAAGCAGGTGGACTATGACTACCAGCGCATGCAGTACAACACCGTCGTCTCGGGCGGCATGAAACTGCTCAATGCGCTGGAAGATTTCAAGGGCGAGATTTCAGCCGCTTCCCTGGCTGCCTTGCGCGAAGGCTTCAGCGTCCTGCTGCGTTGCCTGTATCCGGCAGCGCCGCACCTGACGCATGCCCTGTGGTCCGAACTCGGCTATGCCGCCGAGGCTGGCGACCTGCTCGACACGCCATGGCCTGAAGTGGATGCCAGCGCCCTGCAGCAGGACGAGATCGAGCTGATGCTGCAGATCAACGGCAAGCTGCGTGGCTCGGTCACGGTGCCGGCCGGTGCCGACAAGGCCGTGATCGAGGCGGCTGCGCTGGCTTCGGAGGCTTTCGTCAAGCAGGCGGCAGGCGCGCCCGCCAAGAAAGTCATCGTGGTTCCGGGCCGCCTGGTCAACATCGTCGTTTAA